CCAAAGCAATACATTGAAAGCAAGAATCGGCAGAttcccagcagaaacacattggtTCTCAGGACAGACTAGCAGAGTTCAGAATCAGAGCAGTGCTTTTCTGCCAAAGAGCATCAGACCTGCAGCACACCCGAGAcgtacagcacagagcagaggcgTTCTATCCgcaggcacaggctctgctccgaGTCggcgcagcagcagccagaaaccAGCGCTATTCAGGGCAAAGCAGCGGAGCTCAAAACCACAACAGCAGTTTTCTCCCACTAACCATTAGATAGGCAGCACAACCGAGATGTACACCACGAGACAGGAGAACTCAGCTCCGAAACAATACATTCACAGCATGAGTCGGTGCATCTCCAGCAGAAAATCAGTGATATTTACAGCAAACTAGCAGAGGTTTTCATTCCTTCTGAGCCTGCCCTTTGCTACAGGCTGAACCTGCCTCCAGGTGCCATGCtgagcccactcccacttcctgtctagacGCCCCATAAAACCAGAGGAACttgctgtttctctttctctttgccctccctgcctgcctgacagcaccaccctagttcctgctgctccccatTTGCCTGCTGGCCATCCTGCCACGTGCTGCTGCCCTGCGAAACAGAGCCCAggactgctgcagagctctgcagtagCTCTGTTTTATGGCagcgctggctgcaggcaggggggctCCATCAGCCCTGCACACCCCGTGCTGGCACAAGCCACGGGCTCTGCTACAAGAGCAGGCACAGGCATAACCAGAGGCAGGGCTATGGCAGTTAGGCCTTGGAGTTCATTAACAGAGGCACTTTCCTCTCTGCCCCAAttccaacccaccctgctgGTCTGCCATGGTGATCTGCGGTGAGCTCCCCACACAGGCTTCCTCACAGGCTCTTGTTcatctctgggcagcaggcCCTTCTTTACTGCTGAGGTCAGGATatccctgcttctcctttgtctccttcctgctttcctcaggcactgcaggcctgggcctTGACAAGATTGCACTTCACAGATCTCCAACGAGCAGCTGCAGACACTTCTCCAGCAGCCACGCTTTAGGCTTGCAGCTTAGCAACAGATTGCCATAAACAAAGAGTGCTGCAAAGTTTGGTGTGTTATGGTTTGCCACAGACACCCTCAAGATGAGCACCTGCTCTGTGAGGTGCTTCCAGCAGCATTCATTGATTGTTCTTGCATCACTATCTCCTTCCATTGCCaccaatctggttgtatatatatttttgcacctcctttccctgccctatacctctttgtaactccccttacCTCAACTACCTTTTACTGATGGTTAAAGTttgtcttttaacttccaaattgaaacAAGACATTTTTGGGGTGTTTTagccctttttttcctcccttagaGCACCAGCTCTAAGCACCTGGCTTAGATGGAGTAAGCTCCACCATGGAGACATTGCTGCTGTCCAGAGCCTGTGGGCAAACCCAGAAAGCTCATTGAGaagtgtgctactttgaagctagctagaatgtttgtgtgagaagaactagattccagggtgaggaaggaaaacaatgctgatgtctacttccctcacaggcctgctgagatgtgtaagaacaagaatcaaaacataaggcacttctgctggggaactggctgagctgcatttctctctgacCTCTAGCCTCTCTCTGccattaatccactttgcttcctaaccccctggcctaaccttccttcctccttgggactggggtaaggttgagaggggtagggggaaggtgaagggggggttgggagcccctcctgggcactcaggtttctgagaggggagttgtgtgtctgtattaccttttgtcTTGTACATCTTTGTCTATCACTGCATattctgtaactatctgcttggatcttgtgctaGCTAttaatataagcttcattccatttccagagctgctgagtctagtctgggtgatttccaaagtgggggggggcagggaacgttcaaaccatcacaagaaggCTGAAGGATAGGATGGgacccatccagagggacctggacaggctggagaggaggctgaggggaagctcatgaggttgaacaaagccaagtgcagggtcctgcacctagcTTGGGGCAATCCTCAgtaccagtccaggctgggggtgatgagattgagaccagccctgcagggaaaggcttgggggtgctggtgggggagaagctggacaggagccagcaatgagcactggcagcccagaaggccaagggcagcctgggctgcatccaaagcagtgtgggcagaggaggagaggggatcctgcccctccgctctgctctgctctggggacacctcacctgcagctgtgggggtccccaacacaagaagagcctggacctactggagagggtgcagaggaggccacaaagatgctcagagggctggagagagtTGGGGGACAGGccggaagagttggggctgtggagcctggagaaggctgcagggagaccttagagttgcATCTCAGTCTCTAAAGGGGAccttgtcttgggttctaattcaaattcccagagacccCCACAAATTTGATAgaccaaataacaatttatagagtgccctcccctcttctccctcctttcccaaagatagggattagatacagggagagagagaggtaagcacacctgaataaatcaatctcgctggtttggaagttaaaaggaaaagtttaacaataacttagaaaggtattggaggtcaggaagtttacaaaggatagggaaggggacacagcaaaatacaaaagggataaatacaacccgaggcatgtgctggtggctttggctgcctcgtgtctgccacgtgtggtgtgctggtatgcagcaGAGGTTTGTAGAGTGTGGTGTGTGAAGAGAGAGAGCCAAGAGAGAGAGCGAGGAACAGGAAGCCACTCTCCTTTATAGGACACGAAGTGgtggggagtgggctaaccatcacctggagtgtgacccacccctggggaggggccaagacccctacggtcaggttcagggttacacCCCCTgcagggttaaccctatacagacctgcaggcaggctggggagggagtgttcagaagggcctgtggggataggacaagaggcaatggtttgaaagaggagcagggcagagttaggttggccatcaggaagaagttgtgcactgtgaggctgctgaaatGCTGGCAGAGGTCACCCAGGGATGTGGTCGAGGgcccatgctgagcttctcatcactcaacacccccaagtctctttctgcagggctgctctcagtccactctgcacccagcctgcattAGTGCCTGGCCTTGATGCCACCTGCATGCAGCACCCAGGACACGGCCACCATGCAGTGCCTACAGCACACAGTCACCAAAGCCAGGAGTCAGACAAGtgatggacaggctggaggcagagagatCACTGCACAAGGAACCAGAGCAAAGGCTGGAAATCACTTCCATCAAACATGCACATCAAGTGCCCAGTGCAAACCAAGCCCTGCACGGGAGAGGCAAGAGCACAGGTGcatgaggctggcagagctgtgaggcacacagcagccactCACACCAGTGAGGTTGCcatgcagctctggaggagagGCACAAAAGTGCCATGCACCCTGAGCACAGGCAGGACTGTGCCGCTGCACCTGGCCCCTGCTGCCGTCTGTGTTCTGCTCCTGGTTTGCCAAAGGACATCTCAGCCGTGGCTgaggccctgctgcctgcccaccctGCAGCTTGCGGGGGGCTGCTGGGGTCAAAAGATGGACGCTGCCTTGCCAAGGCTGTCCCAGATGTCGCCAAGGAGACCGCAGCTGccctgtgacatcacaaagaggggctctgcctgccagGCTATAGAAGGGCTCCTGCCAGGGACACATGGCAGTGGGCACCAGtctggcattgccttgacaGACTGCAGCCCGGGCCTCTGCCACGTCGCAGGGGCACCgtcagtcctgtcactgggcacgcACGAAGTCACTGGGGGGGCCACACTGTGGCCACAGCTTAGGAACTCAGAGCACTGCggcacagcagagacagtggcacggagcacagcagcatctccaccaTGGCCGTGCtgatgttgctgctgctgctgctgctgctgctgggcctgcTCTGGGTCATGCTGCCAGCAAAGCAGCGTCGGGTAGGTGACCTGTGCAGCACACTGCACCGCACCGGAGCTGGATGTGCGGTGGGCTGGGGTGGGCTGCTTTAGCCTGCTACGGCCCTGCCGCCTGCGGGGCTATGGCTGCCCCTGGGGCTAGCAGGAGAGCTTGAGCACAGGAGCTCCTGCAGGCCAGACACGGGGCGGCGGGGGCAAGGCACAGTgcctcagcctccctctgcagtgcctcagcctccccctgcatccctcagcctccccctgcatccctcagcctgcctctgcattgcctcagcctccccctgcatccctcagcctccctctgcatccctcagcctccccctgcatccctcagcctccctctgcatccctcagcctccccctgcatccctcagcctccctctgcatccctcagcctccctctacatccctcagcctccccctgcatccctcagcctccctctgcatccctcagcctccccctgcatccctcagcctccccctgcatccctcagcctccctctacatccctcagcctccccctgcatccctcagcctccccctgcatccctcagcctcctcctcgcCTTCTCTTGCAGACCAGCAGCCGGAGGCGCAGGCCCATGCGGGAGCGCAGAGTGCCGATGCGGGAGCACAGAGCCCCTCTGCGGCTGCCTGGCCCCGGGCAGCCAGCGGCAGCGCCACAGGCACCTGCGGCACTACGCtcggctcagcctctcctggggtCTCGGCCGCGGGGAGCAGCTGGGCCACCGGTAGCCGCCAGCATCTTCGGCGCTCTGCCGCCCGTGGCAGCTCTCCGGCCCGGGGCAGCCTGCGCCGGCAGCGCCAGGGGCTACCGACAGCAGCCGCACACAGCACTGCGGGGCAGCCCGGGAGGGGCCTCGCCCCTCTACGTGGAGAacggggacagggacaggcagagGCGGCCACGGCTGCCCGTCCCCTTTGGCCGCAAGAAGGACTCCGGAGCACAGGTAGGGAGCCAGGGCTCAGCCCAGGCGCTGGCTCTgcgagcaggctgcagccacctgCAGGGTCAGTGCTGCCCTCGGGGCTGGCAGGGCCCAGgcacaggagctctgcagcctgcacacggGGAGCCGGGGCAAGGCCCGcactcactcagcctctctcttctcctcctctggcagcctgGCTCCGGGACGGCAGCAGCGCGGCTGGCAGCTCGGGCAATGTTCGCAGACTGGCCCCCGGGAGCAGCTTGGCCACCGGTAGCCGCCAGCATCTTCCGCGCTCTGCCGCCCGTGCCAGAAGCAGCAGCGCGGCCCGGGACAGCCTGCGCCGGCAGCGCCTGGGGCTACCGACGGCAGCCAcccgcagcactgcagggcagccaggGACGGACCTGCCCCCtctgtggctgtggctatgGATACAGGGAATGGCACAGGCAGAGGCGGCCACGGACTCCTGTCCCAGTTCGGGTGAGTGCCTGCACAGGTAGGGAGCCCAAGGGAGACGGAGCCCAAGAGTCTCCCTGAGCTCAGGAGCTGCAAGCAGGCAGGTGGCAGGTGCGGGAGGGCACAAGGGAGCCCGGCCCTGGCCAGCTGAGCCTTCACGGCCacggccagcagctgcctgggcaatGCCTGGCGGCGTTCCAGGGAACCGCTCTcgagtgggggtgggggtgggggcaaGGCCAGAGTGCAGCCACTGGCTCTgcgagcagcctgcagccacctGCGGGGTCAGTGCTGCCctaggggctggcaggggcccCCGGGCAcaggagctctgccagcctgcacacGGGGAGCCGGGGCAAGGCCCacgctcactcagcctctctcttctctcgCAGGCGTTCAGAGACACTGGCAGGGTCCGGACCTCAgtgatgcaggagcagagggcccCTGCATGGCAGCCTGGCTCCgggatggcagcagcactgccacagggaGCAGCTTGGCCACCAAGAGCTGTCAGCACCTTGCCCAGACTGCCTCCTCACCGGGGTGCAATTCCTGTGGGGAGTCTCTGGGGAAGTGTCACAATGGTCCCTCTacagccaccagcaccagagctggaaAGCCAGGCCCTTGTCCcggccagcccagcagcctgcaccactcctctgcacagcacagcttcctGTGTCTGGGTAGAGGAGGTGGTCAGGGCTGTGGTTGTGTTGCCTGTGGAGCATCCCAGTGGGTTCAACACagccagtgtgtgccaggcACCAGAGAAGGTTGTCTGGGACACGGCTGTGGTTGTGTTGCCTGTAGAGCATCACATAAAGTGCAGCACAGCCACTGTGTGCCAGGCACCAGAGGTTGCCTGGGACAGCGATGTGGTCGTGATGCCTGCAGAGCATCCCATAGAGTGCACCACAGCAACTGCGTGCCAGGCACCAGAGGTTGCCTGGGACAGCGATGTGGTCGTGATGCCTGCAGAGCATCCCATAGAGTGCACCACAGCAACTGCGTGCCAGGCACCAGAGGAGGGTGCCTGGGACAGTGATGTGGTCGTGATGCCTGCAGAGCATCCCGGAGGgtgcagcacagccactgcGTGCCAGGCACCAGAGGAGGGTGCCTGGGACAGTGATGTGACCATGTTGCCTGCAGAGCATCCCGGAGGgtgcagcacagccactgcGTGCCAGGCACCAGAGGAGGACGCAGTGGCTTCTGCAttgccctctgccagctgcctggaaACACTGGAGCATGACCCAGGTGAGTGCCCTGAGCCAAGCACCTCCCTGACCAGGGCagacctggctgctgctctccaggccaGGAAAGCCCCATCCTGGGGAAAATGCtctgtgggcaggggcaggcagcagctcagcactcacCCACCGCCTGCCAGcccctcccctgcagctctccttctTCCACAGGCCCCCCTGCAGGCAAGCAGAAGGGGAAGCGGCGCTCCCTCTTCGGCAGGATGGGCTCCTGCGGCTGCTGGGGCACACCAGAGGACGAGCCAGGTAAGTGCCCTGAGCCAAGCACCTCCCTGACCAGGGCagacctggctgctgctctccaggccaGGAAAGCCCCATTCTggggaacatctcctgtgggcaggggcaggcaggagctcagcGCTCACCCACCGCCTGCCAGCCgctcccctgcagctctccttcttccacaggcactgctcagcaccagcacagacaGAAGAGGAAGCGGCGCTATCTCTTCAGGAGGATGGGCAAGGATCTGCGcaggctcttctccaggagcaggaagaagagggcAGAGTGCTGCCATGGAAGGCCTGGATAGGCCAAAATATATATCCTTGgtagcatagaagcatagataaaaacatagaagcatagatagaaacatagaaacatagacAGAAGTGTAAATAGAAGCCTAGAAATAAGCATAGAAGCATAAATGGAAATAtagacagaaacacagaagtatAGATAGAGGCACAGATAGAAGCATAGCAGCATAGATAGAAGCTTAgatagaaacacagcagcatagacagaaacatagaagcatagatagaaacatagaaacatagatAGAAGTGTAAATAGAAGCCTAGAAATAAGCATAGAAGCATAAATAGAAGTATAGATAGAGGCACAGACAGAAACATAGCAGCATAGACAGAAGCAtagacagaaacacagaagcatAGATAGAAGCACAGGAGCATAGATAGAAGTATAAATATAAGCCTAGAAATAAGCACAGAAGCATAAATAGAaatatagacagaaacatagaaACCATAGGTAGCAGCACAGATAGAAGCataaaaaagtttaaaaagaaGCATAAAAGCCTAGAAAGAAGCATAGATAGAGGAATAAAAAGcatggaagcatagaagcatagaactaAGCATAGAAGCATAAATAGCAGCATAAAAAGAAGTAGAGAAGTATAAAGACAAACATAAGCATAGATACACAGACAGAAACACTGAAGCATAGATcgaagcacagaagcatagactgaagcacagaagcatagagCATATAAAGAATGTGTAAGTATAGACAGCAGCATAAACAGAAGCGGTGAGAGTCTGAATCCTCCCTCCTGTTCATCAGCAAAGGTAAGGGTTGCATCTCTCTCCCTGATCAGCAAAGACAAAGGTTGCCTTTGGTAACCTCCGGGACTCACTCTTTGCTTGtcctaaagctcagggatgcaaaccaACAGACAACGCCCTCGAAACTGCTGGACCTCagcccaggaggcctacatcttacctcagctgcccccaagggaaaaggtttctgTGTACTCAGGgcatggacaggtacagccggGGGGGGGCGGAGGCCCTCTCCCCACTggcgccggacccctgcgagtgcctgagaatacacaggaggatttcctgggcagctgcagccggACCCCGAGCAGAGCACTGCTtgagaggcaggaggaatgcctgccgAAGGGTGccactcccaccagaccaccagtggcaccccaacagaccaccagtggcacctccacaggccaccgagggcagaccagcACCggaccagcagagctgcacagcaccCGGAGGAGCCCTGACGAACTCCACCAAAGATCACCCCTGGGCTGCACacctgtctctgtctctgtctgtctgtctgtctgtgtctgtctctctgtctgtctgtctctgtctgtctgtctgtctgtctctgtctctgtctgtctgtctctgtctgtctctgtctctgtctctgtctgtctgtctctgt
This is a stretch of genomic DNA from Pogoniulus pusillus isolate bPogPus1 chromosome 11, bPogPus1.pri, whole genome shotgun sequence. It encodes these proteins:
- the LOC135179812 gene encoding uncharacterized protein LOC135179812, with the translated sequence MAVLMLLLLLLLLLGLLWVMLPAKQRRTSSRRRRPMRERRVPMREHRAPLRLPGPGQPAAAPQAPAALRSAQPLLGSRPRGAAGPPVAASIFGALPPVAALRPGAACAGSARGYRQQPHTALRGSPGGASPLYVENGDRDRQRRPRLPVPFGRKKDSGAQPGSGTAAARLAARAMFADWPPGAAWPPVAASIFRALPPVPEAAARPGTACAGSAWGYRRQPPAALQGSQGRTCPLCGCGYGYREWHRQRRPRTPVPVRAFRDTGRVRTSVMQEQRAPAWQPGSGMAAALPQGAAWPPRAVSTLPRLPPHRGAIPVGSLWGSVTMVPLQPPAPELESQALVPASPAACTTPLHSTASCVWVEEVVRAVVVLPVEHPSGFNTASVCQAPEKVVWDTAVVVLPVEHHIKCSTATVCQAPEVAWDSDVVVMPAEHPIECTTATACQAPEVAWDSDVVVMPAEHPIECTTATACQAPEEGAWDSDVVVMPAEHPGGASRRVQHSHCVPGTRGGRSGFCIALCQLPGNTGA